The Candidatus Hydrogenedentota bacterium DNA window GCCATGATTCAAATTGCGTGCCAGTACTTAATTCCGCCGAGATTTAGGCGAGAGACGCCTCGTGTTAAGATGCTGGCTAATTCGACCAGCCGCTCGTCCGGCCCGATCGATCCATCGAGAATTTTTCCCATGCGTCCGCTCCGAGTAGTTTTCCCCGCATCCGCGCGATAGCGCTACTTGGTTAACTACTCCGTGGGGGCGGGATGTGACCGAAAAATCCTGCGATCGTGATCCCGTGCAACTTAATGCGTTCTGTGAAAGCACCCCATGAGTCCATTAGCGATCAGTCTTATCGTGTTGCTGTGCATTTTCGGGAGTTCTTTATTCGGGCTCCTTGTTCGGTCTCGCCTTCCGGATCAGCATCTCAATTCCGATACAAAAGAAGTGGTAAAACTCGTCGTCGGCATTGTTGGAACCATGACGGGAATGGTGCTCGGCTTACTCGTTGCGTCGGCCAAGAGTTCGTTCGACAGTCAATGCGATGGAGTTACTCAGCTGTCCGCCAACGTTATTGTGCTTGATCGAGCCCTTGCACACTACGGGCCGGAGGCAAAGGAAACACGCCGACTGCTCCGCGAGACCGTCCGCGATATGATCCCTCGAATCTGGCAAGACGAAACGCCTTCTTCTGCAAGGTCAACCGGCGCCGGAGATGTGGCTGATTACGAGGCGCTGTACGACCAATTACTGAAGCTGGAGCCGAAAAGCGAAGCACAGCGCACGACGCACGGTCTCGCGATAAAAATTGTCCATGACACGGCGGAGATGCGCTGGTTACTTTACTCAAAGCGAAATAGCTCGATCCCTTTAGCATTTCTTGTGCTCATGGTCGGTTGGCTGGCAATTACCTTCGCCAGCTATGGACTGTTTGCGCCGCGGAATTCGACGACATTGGCCGTGCTGCTGCTGGGCAGCATCGTCGTGTCGAGCGCTGTGTTTCTGATTTTAGAATTGGACCACCCCTTCGGTGGCCTCATGCACATCTCCAGCGAGCCACTGCAAAATGCACTTTCTCAGATCGGACGATGAGGCCAATTAGATATATCCGGTGCTTTGCGCGGGATGCAGGTTCGGGATTAATGCGGACGCTGGGACTGGCAAGCAGTGTTTATTAGGAGCGTACACCTCGATGTAGCCGCGAGATTCCGGCTGCAAGAATTGCGGCGAGTTGAGATAGCCGGTCATCCGCCCCGATCGATCCGTCGATTGTTTGTCCCACGTTGAGTCCCCAGGTC harbors:
- a CDS encoding DUF4239 domain-containing protein, with protein sequence MSPLAISLIVLLCIFGSSLFGLLVRSRLPDQHLNSDTKEVVKLVVGIVGTMTGMVLGLLVASAKSSFDSQCDGVTQLSANVIVLDRALAHYGPEAKETRRLLRETVRDMIPRIWQDETPSSARSTGAGDVADYEALYDQLLKLEPKSEAQRTTHGLAIKIVHDTAEMRWLLYSKRNSSIPLAFLVLMVGWLAITFASYGLFAPRNSTTLAVLLLGSIVVSSAVFLILELDHPFGGLMHISSEPLQNALSQIGR